The sequence below is a genomic window from Clostridium sp. BJN0001.
ATATTTGAAATTTGTTTATTAAATGCTATTCATATCTTAGTGCTTCTATTGGATCAAGTTTTGATGCTTTCTTTGCAGGATAGTATCCGAAGAATACTCCTATTGCCATAGAGAAAGTAAAACTTATTAGAATTATAGGAACAGATATAACAGGGGTACGTCCAAGCACTTTTGCTCCGACAGCTCCAAAGATTACTCCAAGAACTATACCTATAATCCCTCCTATAGAACATATTATAACTGATTCAATAATAAACTGCATTTTTATATGTGAACTTTTAGCACCAAGAGCTTTTCTAGTTCCAATTTCTCTTGTTCTTTCAGTAACAGATACAAGCATTATATTCATAACACCTATTCCTCCTACAACAAGGGAAATACCAGCAATAACTGATACAGCAAGAGCTATTGAGCTCATCATTGATGTCATTGATTCAAGCATACTCTGCATATTGCTTGCAGATGCCTGCCATTTAGTATTTTTCTGATAAAGAGTTGCAAGATATTCTGATAATTCATCTGTGAAAGATTGAATATCAACATCTTCTGTTGTCTTTATCGTAAAAGACTGATAGTTTTTATTTGTTGAAGATGTTTTAACTGTTGTAACTGGAACGTATAAATTAGTTGATAAATTTTCTTCGGATTCAGTACTGCTTTCATTAGAAGTTTCATATTTATAAACGCCTATTATTGTATAAGTGAGTATTTTATCACTAGTATATATTCGTACCTGTTCACCTATTGGATCAGTATTTATTCCAAACATTTTTTCTACGAATTTATCAGAAACAACTGCAACTTTTTTGGCACCATCCATATCTTTGTCTGAGATATATCGTCCAGTAGTTAATTTTATATTTTTTACATCTTGATAACCAGGATTTGTGCCTGTTATAGAAACATTTGCATAT
It includes:
- a CDS encoding ABC transporter permease, with translation MFIKENIRLAIAGLKSNKMRAILTMLGIIIGIASVIAIISVGNAMTSSVSSSMADMGSNNITVNVKQKSTTSDTNSKKANGTEDGNMPGAGGADTKAAGGQMPGGGGAPGGGGAPGGNRSGSKNSSSSPKDTDLLTMEQINTLSETFEDSIDAISISENGSSGKAKDGDLYANVSITGTNPGYQDVKNIKLTTGRYISDKDMDGAKKVAVVSDKFVEKMFGINTDPIGEQVRIYTSDKILTYTIIGVYKYETSNESSTESEENLSTNLYVPVTTVKTSSTNKNYQSFTIKTTEDVDIQSFTDELSEYLATLYQKNTKWQASASNMQSMLESMTSMMSSIALAVSVIAGISLVVGGIGVMNIMLVSVTERTREIGTRKALGAKSSHIKMQFIIESVIICSIGGIIGIVLGVIFGAVGAKVLGRTPVISVPIILISFTFSMAIGVFFGYYPAKKASKLDPIEALRYE